The sequence AAATAACTTGTAAACTGGTTGTATTTGAATTACATCTGGTACATTAGTTAATCTCTTACGCAGTCACTGACATTTCTTCAATGATTGACGGATTTGTTGCTGAGACTTTAAAGCCAGTGAGATAATTATTTATGAGGGGATCAGATTGAAACAACGTGTACTCAGTTGATATGGATAATATGTGATCAGAGGAATGATCAAATGACAGACGACATATTCCAGGTTTATCTCTATTTCTTAAATTAACTACTTTCTCAAGTGTTTAATGTCAACAAAGTAAATTAGAATAATaagataatacattttttggggaTAATACAAATATACTTTTCCTACTACATATGAAGTTTTCCTTTGGTACTTGGTGCCTCCAGCGACTGGTACAGCAGATTTATGTTCATTAATATTTAGAGCACTTTCTGATTTAGCGGTTTTCTTTTTGCTTCCACTCCTCTCTAGACTGCAGATTGATACTACTCAGATAACGTCAGTGTTTTCTTGTTGTGTAGATCATTTACGTGGCGCGCAATGCGAAAGACAGTGTGGTGTCTTATTTCCACTTTGATCGCATGTCACTGGTCCAGCCAGAGCCTGGAGACTGGAACAGTTACCTGCACAGATTCATGGAGGGAAAGAGTAAGTATAGCAAACATAGAAAtaaggttttattgttttggaaATTGCAAAGATTCCTTTAATCTTTTGTTGTGTTGGTGCAGTGGTGCATGGATCCTGGTATGACCATGTGAGCAGCTGGTgggagaagaaaacaacatattCAAACCTTCATTTCATGTTCTATGAAGACCTGGTTGAGGTGATTTTGTGTTGGTGTGAGAAGTCTCTGCTCCTGCGTTAACAGTGTGCTGACAGTATCTGACCACTGTGTTTCCAGGATACTGGACGGGAAATAGACAAACTCTGCAGCTTCCTCGGTTTGTCTCCATCAGTCGAGGAGATGGAAGGACTGAAAGGCACCGTGGAGTTTGATAGCATGAAACAAGACATGGTGGTCAACCAAGTAGGATTTCCCTGGATGGATACCAAAATTTCCTCTTTCATGAGGAAAGGTAAAGTTAATTGTAATGAATAGTACATGTGACATGTCGTCCAGATTCAGCTAAAATGACCCGACTCATTCCCTGTGGCTCTGCAGGGAAAGTTGGGGACTGGAAGAACCACTTCACTGTGGCTCAGAATGAAGAATTTGAAGAAGACTACaagaaaaagatgaagaatCCCACTCTGAAGTTTCCCAATGAGCCTGTGTCCGGCTGTAAATAACAGAAAACCCCTGAGATGATATGCCATCAAAGAATAATGTCACATGTGTCTGATATGTTATAAAAATAGATATTAATGTTGATATTAAACAAGGATATTGTCCAATCACAGTGAAGCTGATTTACAAGCTAATGTATATGGAACTTGAGAAGTTATTACTTTCACAAAGGAGCTGATGTTTTCATTGGTGTAATTAgttttgtctgttagttaacagcattacagaaaaactactgaacagatttccccACAAGTTTTCCGTATTGATTAACATTATGAGATCGAGCGTTTTCCAACATTTTTTGTGAGTTTTTTTGGAAATAATACAGATACTTGTGAAAAAacttgatttcatttcattctaattCATACCCATGTTTACATGTTCTCAGCAGTGTCCAGGTTTCTGACCATCTGTGTCACAAATGTGTTCAGATGTCTCATAATTTTACCCACTTTCTTTCTTCTGTACCTTTATATACACGTTTATAAGCCACAGCTGATTATTTACACTCTTACCGTTTCCatattgtgaaaaaacataacagAAAAATATGACAGTCAGGAGattttgaattttattttggaTCCAGACACAAAATGCAGCAAGAAATACAAGAACAGAAGTTCAATGAGCAAAAGAAATGAATCAAACTAACACTGTACTCCTGCACTGCGGCTACAGACTGGAGAGGGTACAATGACTTGTATCTTCTATGGCACATACTGCTGCGTAGAGGGGAGAACACTGTGGGGCGCTGAGGTACCACCCTGGTCATGAAGAAAAAGATGTAACAGTGAGTACTGGGGCACTGAAATCTTACAGGTGCATTGGAATGTTGACAACACAAGGCCATTTTACTGCAAAATACTAAACAAGTCAAATATCTCACATCACTGGGAGGAGCTGCAAGTCACCCTGAGGTAACTGGAAAACAAGTCATGGATTGGCTCTCAGTGGTCACAGGGGCATGAGTTACGTTTTACTCCAAACTCCACTTGggataaaatgtcaaaatataatAAGATATTAACAGGAGCATCCAAAGTAGCATTTCAGGTAGAAGAGTCTCAGTTTTTCAGTAATCGTAGTAGTTTTCAATAAATCCTTGTAACTTTAAAACTGAACAATGGGAACCACCGGCTTAAGTTCGGGAAAAAAGACAAActagtgtgttttgtttgtttctttacaaATGTCGCTGAAATCATTTAATGACAGAAACAATTTAATAGAAATCCAAATCCTGCGGACCACGGCCATCAGATCTTCTTTTGCAAAACCAGCATCATTATTACAATCCTGAGCACAACCCAGAAAGTCCTCGATATGCACGTCATCTCAATCTGATCAAAATAGCGCAACTTTCTGCAAAAGCATTACTTCAGATTGTCTTTCACAGTTACAACTATTGACTGTTTCAATTACACCTTTATTCATGAACATCAAAAATAACTGTATTTACATCGTCGCTTATACATCGTATAGTTGAAAGATATTTCCCCCTAGAGTAGTAAAATACTTTAGTGCTCAGGCGTTCAGTTAAGTGCTCTGATAATACATAACTAGAACAGTTCCCAGGTTCATGCCAGGCCAGTCGTGTGTGCTGCAGCCAGTGATGCTATATAACCAAAGTACATTAATgtacttaaatacatttttcatttacttaATCATTTTACAACACGTTCTTTTgtttatcttattattattattattatgtaataacaataaaattGGTCGACGGCTCCAATCAAAGCTGTAACATTAGATCATCTGAGAACAGGCCACCGCCGAGACACAGACATCAGTTATACGTGATCCTTGGCCGTATTTAAAAGAGATAGTATTCTTGAATCAAATCAAGATACACAGGCACAGTTACAGATGTCGTAGGCTGTTGCATTGGGAAGACGTTGCATTctgcaagtacttttactttgaatactttaagtatattttaacacaagtacttCTTAACTTTTAGTCAAGGAGA comes from Pleuronectes platessa chromosome 6, fPlePla1.1, whole genome shotgun sequence and encodes:
- the LOC128442845 gene encoding cytosolic sulfotransferase 1, which produces MVSRPELIEFQGEWTTHYFRDNWENIQNFKARPDDVLIVTYPKSGSTWVSYMLDLLYYGQSTPQSPRTGRLHERVTVFEMCFPGPQPESGGPPPVYRGTEQLDNLVTSPRLIRTHLPVRFLPKSFWEQNCRIIYVARNAKDSVVSYFHFDRMSLVQPEPGDWNSYLHRFMEGKMVHGSWYDHVSSWWEKKTTYSNLHFMFYEDLVEDTGREIDKLCSFLGLSPSVEEMEGLKGTVEFDSMKQDMVVNQVGFPWMDTKISSFMRKGKVGDWKNHFTVAQNEEFEEDYKKKMKNPTLKFPNEPVSGCK